The proteins below come from a single Candidatus Polarisedimenticolia bacterium genomic window:
- a CDS encoding ABC transporter permease, whose translation MTPLLQDLKYAARMLRKSPGFTLLAVPTLALGIGASSAAFTLINEAFLRPAPGIGHPEKLVDVGRTQDGRGFDNFSYPNYRDLRDRNRTLSGLAGWVFEPKAVSIGGSGSAERAYAEMVTGNYFAILETHPAAGRFFEEANDVAGAEPAAVLSHAFWQRRFRGDAGIVGNSIRINGQAVTVVGVASEGFRGTTPLAPDLWLPMHAWTLVRPDGNPLDSRMAVFMLGVGRLKPGVTLPQARADLGALAAMLEREFPEDNRGQGIAVMASGPLPGEARSLAVGFFGALLGFSGLILLIACFNVTGMFLARAELRRKEAALRVSMGATRWRVARTLLAEGVLLSLIGCTAGLLSAVWIRDLLLAFLPELPVPVRIDLPLDGRVLAFGVALSIAAGMLASLVPALRISQTDPMVVLKEEPSSGTRRYRMRNGLVAGQMAVTLLLLVCAGLFARSLSRAARVDPGFELANLQVIGLDLSLSGMKEPEGIAFADELLGRVRALPGVESASLAWDLPLDDGGGGFGGLAPEGAPAGSELTQEVDWNAVTPGYFANMGIPLLRGRDFSEADRPGAATVAAIVNETLARRLWPGKEALGQKLLNSDSGETPRVLEVVGVARDQKYRTLGEAPRSFIFVPLKQNYISRLTLILRSRQPEAVIPAVRTLLRSMNPYLPILSAQSLEEYAGLGLLPQRLAGWVTLCLGALGSLLAATGLYGVIALATQQRTREIGIRMALGAMRRDVVAAVLWQGMKLALVGIAVGLVIALAGTRLLAGLLFGVSPLDPMVLAAVPLALASLAMLASYLPARRAARIDPVVALRNE comes from the coding sequence ATGACCCCCCTCTTGCAGGACCTGAAGTACGCGGCGCGCATGCTGCGCAAGTCACCCGGCTTCACGCTGCTGGCCGTGCCGACCCTGGCCCTGGGGATCGGGGCGAGCTCGGCCGCCTTTACTCTGATCAATGAGGCTTTCCTGCGCCCGGCGCCCGGCATCGGACATCCCGAAAAGCTGGTGGACGTCGGCCGGACGCAGGACGGCCGCGGCTTCGATAATTTCTCCTACCCCAACTACCGCGACCTGCGCGACCGCAACCGTACCTTGAGCGGTCTGGCCGGCTGGGTCTTCGAGCCGAAGGCGGTGAGCATCGGCGGCAGCGGCTCGGCGGAGCGGGCCTACGCCGAGATGGTCACCGGGAACTACTTCGCCATCCTCGAGACACACCCGGCGGCGGGCCGGTTCTTCGAGGAAGCGAACGACGTCGCAGGCGCCGAGCCGGCGGCGGTCCTGAGCCATGCCTTCTGGCAGCGCCGTTTCCGGGGCGACGCGGGCATCGTCGGCAATTCGATCCGGATCAACGGGCAGGCGGTCACCGTCGTCGGCGTGGCGTCCGAAGGATTCCGCGGGACCACGCCGCTGGCTCCCGATCTGTGGCTGCCGATGCATGCCTGGACGCTGGTCCGGCCCGACGGCAATCCCCTGGACAGCCGCATGGCGGTCTTCATGCTGGGCGTAGGACGCTTGAAGCCCGGAGTAACGCTGCCGCAGGCGCGCGCCGATCTCGGGGCCCTCGCGGCGATGCTGGAGCGCGAGTTTCCCGAGGACAACCGCGGCCAGGGAATCGCGGTAATGGCCAGCGGGCCGCTCCCCGGCGAGGCACGCTCGCTGGCCGTGGGCTTCTTCGGCGCGCTGCTGGGCTTCTCCGGGCTCATCCTATTAATAGCCTGCTTCAATGTGACCGGAATGTTCCTGGCGCGCGCCGAGCTGCGCCGCAAGGAGGCGGCGCTGCGCGTCTCGATGGGAGCGACGCGCTGGCGCGTGGCGCGGACGCTGCTGGCGGAAGGGGTGCTGCTGTCGCTGATCGGATGCACAGCCGGACTGCTGAGCGCCGTGTGGATTCGCGACCTGCTGCTGGCTTTCCTGCCGGAGCTCCCCGTGCCGGTGCGCATCGATCTGCCGCTGGACGGGCGCGTCCTGGCGTTCGGTGTGGCGCTGAGCATCGCGGCCGGAATGCTGGCGTCGCTGGTCCCGGCGCTGCGCATCTCGCAGACCGACCCGATGGTGGTGCTGAAGGAGGAGCCCTCCTCCGGCACGCGCCGCTACCGGATGCGCAACGGCCTGGTCGCCGGACAGATGGCGGTGACGTTGCTCCTGCTGGTGTGCGCCGGGCTGTTCGCCCGCTCCCTGAGTCGCGCGGCGCGGGTCGATCCCGGCTTCGAGCTGGCGAATCTCCAGGTGATCGGGCTCGATCTCTCCCTGTCCGGAATGAAAGAGCCTGAAGGAATCGCCTTCGCGGACGAGCTGCTGGGGCGCGTGCGTGCCCTCCCCGGCGTCGAGTCGGCATCGCTGGCCTGGGACCTCCCGCTGGATGACGGCGGGGGCGGCTTCGGCGGCCTCGCGCCGGAAGGGGCGCCGGCGGGGTCCGAGCTGACGCAGGAAGTCGACTGGAACGCCGTCACGCCCGGCTATTTCGCCAACATGGGGATCCCGCTGCTGCGCGGACGCGACTTCTCGGAAGCCGATCGTCCGGGCGCGGCGACGGTGGCCGCCATCGTCAACGAGACGCTGGCCCGCCGCTTGTGGCCCGGCAAGGAAGCGCTGGGACAGAAGCTCCTGAATTCGGATTCCGGCGAGACGCCTCGGGTCCTCGAGGTCGTCGGCGTGGCGCGCGATCAGAAGTACCGCACCCTGGGCGAAGCGCCTCGCAGCTTCATCTTCGTGCCCCTGAAGCAGAATTACATCAGCCGTCTGACGCTCATCCTGCGGAGCCGGCAGCCGGAGGCCGTGATCCCCGCGGTCCGCACGCTGCTGCGCTCGATGAATCCCTATCTTCCGATCCTCAGCGCGCAGTCGCTGGAGGAGTATGCGGGGCTCGGATTACTGCCGCAGCGTCTGGCCGGCTGGGTGACGCTCTGTCTGGGAGCGCTGGGATCTCTGCTGGCCGCCACCGGGCTGTACGGCGTCATCGCGCTCGCCACCCAGCAGCGTACCCGCGAGATCGGCATCCGCATGGCGCTCGGGGCGATGCGGCGCGACGTCGTGGCGGCGGTCCTCTGGCAGGGGATGAAGCTCGCTCTGGTCGGCATTGCGGTGGGGCTGGTGATCGCGCTGGCCGGGACGCGGCTCCTGGCGGGGCTGCTCTTCGGCGTCAGTCCGCTCGATCCGATGGTTCTCGCGGCCGTGCCTCTGGCCCTGGCCTCTCTGGCAATGCTCGCATCGTACCTGCCGGCCCGCCGGGCCGCGCGCATCGACCCGGTGGTCGCGCTGCGCAACGAATAG
- a CDS encoding ABC transporter permease produces MRSLLRDLRYGVRLLFQHPGFTAVAVLTLGLGIGANTAIFSVVHAVLLQPLQYKDADRVMMIWEHNHVKGWTKFTASPAHFIDWQAQSKSFDPMVALLSSSMVLTGEGEPERIGVLKPTAGISELIGVPPVIGRAFRAGEWESGQEKVAILSDGIWKRRFGGKKEIIGQPITLGGESYTVIGIMPEGFRLPTGADLMMPLVFTPDERQMRGGHFLVVMARLKPGATLQAANSEMATIANAQAVQYPDSSKNWGAHVVPIYEEIVGDVRPALLSLFAAVGFVLLIACGNVTNLLLARGSARQKEIALRAALGAGRGRLIAQLLTESLLLSLVGGGLGLLLGQWGVELLRWLQPGDLPRMQNVGINTTVFLFTLGLSLLSGLIFGMAPAFLISHTGLQDTLKQGGRGTETGRHRLRNGLVVTQVAISLVLLVGAGLQVRSFVRVMQQETGLQPDGVMTLGVSLPEKKYPKPENQWTFARQALEKMQVLPGVKAAAATTLIPFGGNDTIYSIAIEGSSVESGDQPSANWYAVSPDYFKVLGIPLVKGRLFNERDDRTSVRVAVVNETFVKRLFPGVDPIGRKLRMGNDTDTVREIVGVVKDVKHYGLESKNTLQMYEPIAQIPQDTYTFILKTDGDPSQLTASARQVIFGLDKDQPVSDVSTMQDLIRASAAPRRFTTTLIGFFAMVALILAAVGIYGVVACSVAARTQEIGVRMALGAQRRDVLDMVLRQGMMLVLGGIVLGLGGAFALTRLISKLLFGVGALDALTYATTSLLLMGVALIACYFPARRAASVDPVTALHYE; encoded by the coding sequence ATGCGCTCGCTCCTGCGCGACCTCCGCTACGGAGTGAGGCTGCTGTTTCAGCATCCCGGCTTCACCGCCGTCGCGGTCCTCACGCTGGGGCTGGGCATCGGCGCCAACACCGCCATCTTCTCCGTCGTCCACGCCGTGCTGCTGCAGCCGCTGCAGTACAAGGACGCCGACCGGGTCATGATGATCTGGGAGCACAACCACGTCAAAGGGTGGACCAAGTTCACCGCTTCCCCGGCCCACTTCATCGACTGGCAAGCCCAGAGCAAGTCCTTCGACCCGATGGTGGCCCTCCTGAGCAGCTCCATGGTGCTGACGGGTGAGGGGGAGCCGGAGCGCATCGGGGTGTTGAAGCCCACCGCCGGCATCTCCGAGCTCATCGGGGTCCCGCCGGTCATCGGACGCGCCTTTCGGGCGGGGGAATGGGAATCCGGACAGGAGAAAGTCGCCATCCTGAGCGACGGAATCTGGAAGCGGCGCTTCGGCGGCAAGAAGGAGATCATCGGGCAGCCGATTACCCTCGGGGGAGAAAGCTACACTGTCATCGGAATCATGCCCGAGGGCTTCCGCCTGCCGACCGGGGCCGATCTGATGATGCCGCTCGTCTTCACGCCCGACGAAAGGCAGATGCGCGGCGGGCACTTCCTGGTAGTCATGGCGAGGCTGAAGCCCGGAGCTACTCTCCAGGCCGCCAACTCCGAGATGGCCACGATTGCGAACGCGCAGGCCGTCCAGTACCCCGATTCGAGCAAGAACTGGGGCGCCCACGTGGTGCCCATTTATGAAGAGATCGTCGGCGACGTCCGTCCGGCGCTGCTGTCGCTGTTCGCCGCCGTCGGCTTCGTCCTGCTGATTGCCTGCGGCAACGTGACCAATCTGCTGCTGGCGCGCGGCTCCGCCCGCCAGAAGGAGATCGCTCTGCGCGCCGCCCTCGGGGCGGGCAGAGGACGGCTGATCGCCCAGCTCCTCACCGAGAGCCTGCTCCTGTCTCTGGTGGGAGGCGGGCTCGGACTCCTCCTCGGACAATGGGGCGTCGAGTTGCTGCGATGGCTCCAGCCCGGCGATCTGCCTCGCATGCAGAACGTCGGGATCAACACGACCGTCTTCTTGTTCACCCTGGGGCTGTCACTGCTCTCGGGGCTTATCTTCGGGATGGCGCCTGCTTTCCTCATCTCGCACACCGGGCTTCAAGATACCCTCAAGCAGGGAGGTCGCGGCACCGAGACGGGCCGGCACCGCCTGCGCAATGGTCTGGTGGTGACCCAGGTGGCGATCTCCCTGGTCCTGCTGGTGGGCGCGGGGCTGCAGGTGCGCTCCTTCGTGCGCGTCATGCAGCAGGAGACCGGCCTGCAGCCGGACGGCGTCATGACGCTGGGCGTGTCGCTGCCGGAGAAGAAGTACCCCAAGCCCGAGAACCAGTGGACCTTCGCGCGGCAGGCGCTCGAGAAGATGCAGGTCCTGCCCGGCGTGAAAGCGGCCGCGGCCACCACGCTCATCCCCTTCGGCGGCAACGACACGATCTACTCCATCGCCATCGAGGGAAGCTCGGTGGAGTCGGGTGACCAGCCTTCGGCGAACTGGTACGCGGTGAGTCCCGATTACTTCAAGGTACTCGGCATTCCGCTGGTGAAGGGACGCCTGTTCAACGAGCGCGATGATCGGACTTCCGTCCGAGTGGCGGTGGTGAACGAGACCTTCGTGAAGCGCCTCTTCCCCGGAGTGGACCCGATCGGCCGAAAGCTGCGCATGGGGAACGACACGGACACGGTGCGTGAGATCGTCGGCGTCGTCAAGGACGTCAAGCACTACGGGCTCGAGTCGAAGAACACCTTGCAGATGTACGAGCCGATCGCGCAGATCCCCCAGGACACCTATACCTTCATTCTGAAGACCGACGGCGACCCGTCGCAGCTGACGGCGTCGGCGCGCCAGGTGATCTTCGGGCTCGACAAGGACCAGCCGGTCTCCGACGTCAGCACGATGCAGGACCTGATCCGCGCCTCCGCCGCCCCGCGCCGCTTCACCACCACCCTGATCGGCTTCTTCGCGATGGTGGCGCTGATCCTGGCCGCCGTGGGGATCTACGGCGTGGTGGCCTGCTCCGTTGCCGCGCGCACCCAGGAGATCGGGGTGCGCATGGCGCTGGGCGCACAGCGCCGTGACGTGCTCGACATGGTCCTGCGCCAGGGGATGATGCTGGTTTTGGGCGGCATCGTCCTGGGGCTGGGCGGGGCCTTCGCCCTGACGCGTCTGATCTCGAAGCTCCTGTTCGGCGTGGGCGCGCTCGACGCGCTCACTTATGCGACCACCTCGCTGCTGCTGATGGGCGTCGCCCTGATTGCCTGCTACTTTCCGGCCCGGCGCGCCGCCAGCGTCGACCCCGTCACCGCGCTGCATTACGAGTAG